From Burkholderia cenocepacia, the proteins below share one genomic window:
- a CDS encoding cation:dicarboxylate symporter family transporter: protein MNHAQTSRDEPVAPAPKRPWYRKLGMQVLASLVLGVVAGLLFPKFGTQLKILGDVFLALIKAGVAPLVFLTIVHGIASAGDVKSAGRVGWRAIVYFEVVSTIALAFGLLAGNLLQTGQGMTSVAVGKVPVAAAKAAPQGFTEFVMHLVPDNFIGAFAKGELLQVVALAVMVGIGILAIPEGRRARINDGLDQISEVLFSFINLVMKLAPLGTFGAIAFAVGSNGTAVLVALAQLVLSFYAVVVLFIVVVMGIVAKLAGFSMWRFMRYIKDEILIVLGTASSESALPRLLIKLERLGCAKQTVGLVLPTGYAFNLDGTSIFMAMGVMFIAHAYNVPLTFEHQMGILLLMLLTSKGAATVSGGSFVVFAATVTSTGLLPVEGLALIFGVYRFMSMAIATCNTIGNSLATVVVAKWSGTFDETVARRHLYPERYPATARVDAKFDDGNLLPQDSDDVNPHSSGIPLKRGGL, encoded by the coding sequence ATGAATCACGCACAGACCTCGCGCGACGAACCGGTCGCCCCGGCACCGAAGCGCCCGTGGTATCGCAAGCTCGGCATGCAGGTGCTCGCGTCGCTAGTGCTCGGCGTCGTTGCCGGGCTGCTTTTTCCGAAATTCGGCACGCAACTGAAGATTCTCGGCGACGTCTTTCTCGCGCTGATCAAGGCCGGCGTCGCGCCGCTCGTGTTTCTGACGATCGTGCATGGCATTGCTTCCGCCGGCGACGTGAAGAGCGCGGGGCGGGTCGGCTGGCGGGCGATCGTCTACTTTGAAGTCGTGTCGACGATCGCGCTGGCGTTCGGCCTGCTTGCCGGCAATCTGCTACAGACCGGCCAGGGCATGACGTCCGTGGCGGTCGGCAAGGTGCCGGTCGCCGCGGCAAAGGCGGCGCCGCAAGGGTTCACGGAATTCGTGATGCATCTCGTGCCGGACAACTTCATCGGCGCGTTCGCGAAGGGCGAGCTGCTGCAGGTGGTCGCGCTCGCGGTGATGGTCGGCATCGGCATTCTTGCGATTCCCGAAGGGCGGCGCGCGCGAATCAACGACGGGCTCGACCAGATTTCGGAGGTTCTGTTCTCGTTCATCAATCTCGTGATGAAGCTTGCCCCGCTCGGCACCTTCGGCGCGATCGCGTTCGCGGTTGGCAGCAACGGGACAGCCGTGCTGGTCGCGCTCGCTCAACTCGTGCTCAGCTTCTACGCGGTCGTGGTGCTGTTCATCGTCGTCGTGATGGGCATCGTCGCGAAGCTGGCTGGCTTCAGCATGTGGCGCTTCATGCGCTACATCAAGGACGAGATCCTGATCGTGCTCGGTACCGCGTCGTCGGAAAGCGCGCTGCCGCGCCTCCTGATCAAGCTCGAGCGACTCGGCTGCGCGAAACAGACGGTCGGTCTCGTGCTGCCGACTGGCTATGCGTTCAATCTCGACGGGACGTCGATCTTCATGGCGATGGGCGTGATGTTCATCGCACACGCGTACAACGTGCCGCTCACGTTCGAGCATCAGATGGGCATCCTGCTGCTGATGCTGTTGACGTCGAAAGGCGCCGCGACGGTATCGGGCGGATCGTTCGTCGTGTTCGCGGCGACGGTGACCTCGACGGGGCTGCTGCCGGTAGAAGGACTCGCACTGATCTTTGGCGTCTACCGCTTCATGTCGATGGCGATTGCAACATGCAATACGATCGGCAACAGCCTGGCCACGGTAGTCGTTGCGAAATGGTCGGGTACGTTCGACGAGACGGTCGCCCGACGCCACCTTTACCCGGAACGTTATCCCGCGACAGCGCGTGTCGATGCGAAGTTCGACGATGGCAACCTTCTTCCCCAAGACTCTGACGACGTGAATCCGCATTCGTCGGGAATCCCGCTCAAGCGCGGCGGTC
- a CDS encoding adenylosuccinate lyase family protein: MPSRTIPVSSTVVDSILFRDAFGTAKMRALFSDYALVQRYIDVEVALAKAEARVGVIPAEAADVIAREASIERIDFDHMREETDIVGYPILPLVHQLVAMCGDAGRYVHWGATTQDIMDTAVSLQVSDALDSIDGDIRELRGILADLARKHRDTAMAGRTHLQQALPVTFGYKAAIWLAMFDRHQQRLAELRSRVAVVEFAGAAGTLASLGDKGFDVQKALAEELKLGVPATTWHVARDGFAEAVNLLALVTGSLGKIAIDIMIMASNEFAEVYEPFVKGRGASSTMPQKRNPISSELMLAAAKAVRQHAGLMVDAMIQDFERATGPWHAEWIAIPESFILTSGALHQAKFALGGLIVDAERMKQNLGISNGLIVAEAAMMQMAPFTGRQQAHDIVYDACRTVNEKGGTLAEALAALPDVTRHFDRDAIERMTDPVNYLGLAPQMADRAIALSREI; the protein is encoded by the coding sequence ATGCCCAGTCGCACCATCCCTGTCTCCAGCACCGTCGTCGATTCGATTCTGTTTCGGGATGCCTTCGGCACCGCGAAGATGCGCGCGTTGTTCTCCGATTACGCGCTCGTGCAGCGCTACATCGACGTCGAAGTCGCGCTCGCGAAGGCCGAGGCGCGTGTCGGTGTGATTCCGGCCGAAGCGGCCGACGTGATTGCACGGGAAGCGAGCATCGAGCGCATCGATTTCGATCACATGCGCGAGGAGACGGACATCGTCGGCTATCCCATCCTGCCGCTCGTGCACCAGCTCGTCGCGATGTGTGGAGACGCGGGCCGCTACGTGCATTGGGGTGCAACGACGCAGGACATCATGGATACCGCCGTGTCGTTGCAAGTGAGCGATGCGCTCGATTCGATCGACGGCGATATCCGCGAGTTGCGCGGCATCCTTGCCGATCTCGCGCGCAAGCATCGCGATACCGCGATGGCGGGTCGCACGCATCTGCAACAGGCACTGCCGGTCACGTTCGGATACAAGGCCGCAATCTGGCTCGCGATGTTCGACCGGCATCAGCAGCGGCTCGCGGAGCTGCGCTCGCGCGTCGCGGTCGTCGAGTTCGCGGGCGCGGCAGGCACACTGGCGTCGCTCGGCGACAAGGGGTTCGACGTCCAGAAGGCACTTGCGGAAGAACTGAAGCTCGGCGTGCCCGCGACGACCTGGCACGTCGCGCGCGACGGCTTCGCCGAAGCGGTGAACCTGCTTGCTCTCGTCACGGGCTCCCTCGGCAAGATCGCGATCGACATCATGATCATGGCGTCGAACGAGTTCGCGGAAGTGTACGAACCGTTCGTCAAGGGGCGCGGCGCAAGCAGCACGATGCCGCAGAAGCGCAATCCGATCTCCAGTGAGCTGATGCTGGCGGCGGCGAAAGCGGTGCGGCAGCACGCGGGCCTGATGGTCGACGCGATGATTCAGGATTTCGAACGCGCGACAGGTCCATGGCATGCGGAATGGATCGCGATTCCCGAAAGCTTCATCCTGACATCGGGGGCGCTGCATCAGGCCAAATTCGCGCTCGGCGGGCTGATCGTCGATGCGGAGCGGATGAAGCAGAACCTCGGCATCAGCAACGGGCTGATCGTCGCCGAAGCCGCGATGATGCAGATGGCGCCGTTTACCGGGCGCCAGCAGGCGCACGACATCGTGTATGACGCGTGCCGTACGGTCAACGAGAAGGGCGGCACGCTCGCCGAAGCGCTGGCCGCACTGCCCGACGTGACCCGGCACTTCGATCGCGACGCGATCGAACGCATGACGGATCCGGTCAACTACCTGGGCCTCGCCCCGCAGATGGCCGATCGGGCGATCGCACTGTCCCGCGAAATCTGA
- a CDS encoding GntR family transcriptional regulator, whose amino-acid sequence MNRPHFAEIARDLTEGIASGRFPVGSYLPTELELRDLYKTSRHTVRAALHELQQLGFVSRRKNAGTRVESAQPKNDFRPSLASIEDLVQFGSENLRVVQSIEALAVEGTLAQVLKCEEGARWLRISSLRVERDATRPPIGWTDVYIDPGYLEIAETARHEPDMLISALIEARYGRCVAEIQQNVQAVNVSPEMAARLQIPTGTAALEIVRRYLDSTGVAFEISISIHPAERFSVSMRLKRSES is encoded by the coding sequence ATGAACAGACCCCACTTCGCCGAGATCGCGCGCGACCTGACGGAAGGCATTGCGTCCGGCCGCTTTCCGGTCGGCTCGTACTTGCCGACCGAGCTTGAATTGCGCGATCTGTACAAGACGAGCCGGCACACGGTCCGCGCCGCGCTGCACGAGCTGCAGCAACTCGGCTTCGTGTCGCGCCGCAAGAACGCCGGAACGCGTGTCGAATCCGCCCAACCGAAAAACGACTTCCGGCCGTCGCTCGCTTCGATCGAAGATCTCGTCCAGTTCGGTTCGGAGAACCTGCGCGTGGTGCAGTCGATCGAGGCGCTTGCGGTGGAGGGCACGCTCGCGCAGGTTCTGAAGTGCGAAGAAGGCGCACGCTGGCTGCGTATTTCGAGCCTGCGCGTGGAACGCGACGCGACGCGTCCGCCAATCGGCTGGACGGACGTCTATATCGATCCGGGCTATCTGGAGATCGCGGAGACGGCTCGCCACGAGCCGGATATGTTGATCAGTGCATTGATTGAAGCGCGTTACGGACGATGCGTCGCAGAGATCCAGCAGAATGTGCAGGCGGTGAACGTCTCGCCGGAAATGGCTGCGCGCCTACAGATCCCGACGGGAACGGCCGCGCTCGAAATCGTGCGGCGTTATCTCGATTCGACCGGCGTGGCGTTCGAAATCTCGATCAGCATTCACCCGGCCGAACGATTTTCCGTTTCCATGAGGCTGAAACGGTCCGAGAGTTGA